In Rosa rugosa chromosome 4, drRosRugo1.1, whole genome shotgun sequence, the genomic stretch GGCATGACAATCAATCCCAACACATCCACTACtgaactagatatgaaagagtggGAGGCTCCCGTATCAAACAATACTCTAGCAAGATAGTTATAAACAGATAAAGTACCTTCCACCCCAGTGCCTCTCTGACCGATTGCAAAGACTCTAGCTGGTACTGGAGGTAAGAGCCTTTGCTGATTACCCTGTCCTCCAACACGGGGTCGAGTACAGTCCTTGGCAAGGTGTCCAGTCTGTCCGCAACGAAAGCATCCCTTAGCCCTGGGTTTAGTGCAAGCCCTAGAGAGATGACCCAACTCATCGCAGTTATAACATCTCACAGGCGCTGCAGCTGCAACTTGTCTGACAGGTACGGCCCGAataggaggaagaggagctGCTGCTACTCTAGCTGGGGCCTGATGGTGGAACTGAGTCTTTTGTCTCTTCCAGTATCCACCCCTAAAGTCTCTGGATCCACTGTTACCTGCCactgcctttccctttccctgaAAATCCCTCTCAGCTGTTTCCTTCTCCTTATGAATCAAGTTCTGTTGCTCAATGATCAGAGCCTTTGCTAGAATTTCCTTCATGAccttcagttccaaaatggccaCATCACGCTCAATGGAAGCATTCAACCCCCGCTGAAACTTCTTGGCCAAATCCTCAGCATCCATTGATTTCACAAACCTATATAGTCTAGAGAACTCTGCCTCATACTCTGTCACCGTCATCTTCCCTTGTGTTAGTGAGAGGAACTCCCGTTCCAATTTTTCTCTCACTGAAGCTGGAAAGTACTTCTCTCGGAATAGTCTCACAAAACCATCCCAAGTCAGGGTGGTCACATCAATGGTCTTTTGCATACAATTCCACCACACCCTAGCCTCACCCTTTAGCATGAAAGTGGCTAACTTCCTCTTTTCAATCTCATTACAGTCCATCATCTCGAAATAATTCTCCATATCCTCGACCCATTGATCAGCCACCATGTAATCCATGCTTCCATGAAACTTGGCTGCTCCCAGATGATTAATGTCTCTAGCCAATCTCAACAGACGACCAGGGTCAGCCATTTCACCCATGGGCGGAGTAGGTTGTACACCGATAGAAGACtctacatcatcatcataaaGCTCCTCTATGGGACGGAACCTGTCCCTATCACCAGTTCTACCTTCTCTTACACCCCCACCACGACGTCTAGGCCCACCCCTCGGAATTTCCATTACCTAGGAAGCATAGTATGTTTggttaatacatgtataacactcaaCATAGTATAAGTCAATActagtccatattaaccaagtcgatactacaagaaaagtattcacgttcctaagacTACTTAGCGGCCTAAACGACTCCtaacactcacacatacccaatgacttagccaataccgaagagcacacgatggggatccgctgcagacgggccatcactcggaaagtattgacacatcaccaaatatgcaccttacgctctgataccaaactgtcacgccccgaattttgaataaccaattcaaatccgaaacatgaataaacaattaatacaaataacgttctgaatttttttctcacaaacaaacacaccactcgccactcaacacaaaaactcgaaaacctcgagttaattattacaattcactcttacaaagtaaaattgcaaagctctaaatgagcataacaaacctcacaatataatgctgtaattcacataacactactctaagcagcccgatcaccgtcctggttctcctgacctgtaggatttcccgctacacaatttgaatagtgtaccgggagttgcaacaacacaaaacccggtaagctttttacagccagtatgagtaaacaagaaagaactgttgattttaaattacaattcttataactcaacaacacaaccaacaatctcaacatccacgacgcaaacgtcaaacccattcaatatcaccactttggtcctatctcacaacactatcaccacttgggtcccatcccataacacgttagagctctaactgcctcgttacctctgacaccttggcctagggtcaagcaacggcaaaaatacttcggttaacactataaccgtcgcgctttggacatccccgtcctcagccccatatacttcggttaataataaaccgtcgcgctttggacatccccgtcctcagcacacaacttcggttaataataaaccgtcgcaccttggacatccccgtcctcagtacacaaacactccggttatccttaaccgtcgaacttcggacacctcatcctcagaaccctacattctctgactctatacatcctccaatgtaaatcatgaatattaacaagaactcatcaatcatgttcatcacatataaatatggtaagtcacatgtcaatttataataatttaatcatctcaatttcacactcttcaatgtcacgccattcacatataatcacgtaaatatatatatacgtaattatccgctcagggataatcactaataccaactatagttcacacaagaaaatcgtgaaattcattttgtataattaaaatcattttacttacctatggaccgtaattgatcaagtccatatgattttaaaacaaatatttattccataaatattttcacgcaattacgacaaaataaggtaattaaatttattcggttcgtaatatgaaccacgtgaggtttactcacctcgataatcccgctgcgtcttcaattcagctcaaaatacgatccacaatcgtccaccaactcaaaccgtcaataacctaatccaataatgatcttaacttagccaacaactcataaatgtaattaaacgacgatccaacggtcagatctgaatataatgatgatccaacggtcggattcaaattaaacgatgatccaacggtcggatctgaatttaatgatgatccaacggtcggatcctcacggatcgcccttaggatcatcctccaaaattatcacgaagatccaacggtcagatcttcctgaatcgcccttactaacatctccacaaaattatatgaaaatccgacggtcggattctcacgaatcgccttccgaataactatttctcaattatacgaagatccaacggtcggatcttcgcccg encodes the following:
- the LOC133741782 gene encoding uncharacterized protein LOC133741782; translation: MEIPRGGPRRRGGGVREGRTGDRDRFRPIEELYDDDVESSIGVQPTPPMGEMADPGRLLRLARDINHLGAAKFHGSMDYMVADQWVEDMENYFEMMDCNEIEKRKLATFMLKGEARVWWNCMQKTIDVTTLTWDGFVRLFREKYFPASVREKLEREFLSLTQGKMTVTEYEAEFSRLYRFVKSMDAEDLAKKFQRGLNASIERDVAILELKVMKEILAKALIIEQQNLIHKEKETAERDFQGKGKAVAGNSGSRDFRGGYWKRQKTQFHHQAPARVAAAPLPPIRAVPVRQVAAAAPVRCYNCDELGHLSRACTKPRAKGCFRCGQTGHLAKDCTRPRVGGQGNQQRLLPPVPARVFAIGQRGTGVEAGNPTGQENQDGDRAA